The following proteins come from a genomic window of Gossypium raimondii isolate GPD5lz chromosome 5, ASM2569854v1, whole genome shotgun sequence:
- the LOC105770867 gene encoding uncharacterized protein LOC105770867 — MATQREGQASQETTATPPASLAELVQERYRKIKEHAETYPYVWGSYTLVYGGLALWTIYRWRKLRKTEDRVRALQERLRKLVENEEAANSGTSVKKAPTSDDKVPK, encoded by the coding sequence ATGGCGACTCAGCGAGAAGGGCAAGCGTCTCAGGAAACTACAGCTACTCCGCCGGCTAGCCTAGCGGAATTGGTGCAGGAACGATATCGGAAAATCAAGGAGCACGCTGAAACGTATCCTTATGTATGGGGGTCTTACACGCTTGTTTATGGCGGCTTGGCACTTTGGACTATTTACAGATGGAGGAAACTTCGTAAGACTGAGGATCGAGTGCGAGCCCTTCAAGAAAGACTCCGGAAGCTTGTCGAAAATGAAGAAGCAGCAAACTCTGGTACATCTGTTAAAAAGGCTCCAACCTCTGATGATAAAGTTCCCAAGTAG